From Paenibacillus sp. PK3_47, the proteins below share one genomic window:
- a CDS encoding Cof-type HAD-IIB family hydrolase: MAAKYRLLALDMDGTLLNDEQLITPKTVEWIKKAIDAGVHVCLSTGRASRSAMPYAEQLGLKTPMIMVNGSEVWRAPHELYRRSLMDPVLVQKMYDIAQELGIWYWAYSVDEVYNKHNWDGDIQGREWLKFGYSTEDDEIRHKLLMLLQDLGGLEITNSSPTNLEINPLGVNKASGIREVCKLLGLDMSQVVAVGDSLNDLAAIQQCGFGVAMGNAQETVKQEADAVVSSNNEDGIAEVIQKYILSDAEAPAEHSGK, from the coding sequence ATGGCTGCCAAATACCGCCTGCTTGCACTGGATATGGATGGAACCTTACTGAATGATGAACAGCTGATTACACCCAAAACTGTGGAATGGATCAAAAAAGCGATCGATGCCGGGGTGCACGTCTGCCTGTCCACGGGTCGCGCTTCGCGCAGTGCGATGCCTTACGCTGAGCAGCTTGGCCTTAAGACTCCGATGATTATGGTGAACGGCAGCGAAGTCTGGCGTGCGCCTCATGAGCTGTACCGCCGGTCGCTGATGGACCCGGTGCTCGTCCAGAAGATGTACGATATTGCCCAGGAGCTGGGGATCTGGTATTGGGCGTATTCTGTAGATGAAGTGTACAACAAGCACAACTGGGATGGTGACATCCAGGGGAGGGAATGGCTGAAATTCGGTTATTCCACAGAAGATGATGAAATTCGCCATAAGCTGCTGATGCTGCTTCAGGATCTGGGCGGCCTTGAGATTACGAATTCATCACCGACGAATCTGGAGATTAACCCGCTTGGCGTCAATAAGGCCTCCGGCATCCGTGAAGTCTGCAAGCTGCTGGGGCTTGATATGTCCCAGGTGGTTGCCGTAGGGGACAGTCTGAATGATCTGGCGGCAATTCAGCAGTGCGGCTTTGGGGTAGCGATGGGCAATGCCCAGGAGACCGTGAAGCAGGAAGCGGATGCTGTAGTCTCCTCCAATAATGAGGACGGTATCGCAGAAGTGATTCAAAAGTATATTTTAAGTGATGCTGAGGCTCCTGCTGAGCATTCCGGCAAATAA
- a CDS encoding polysaccharide biosynthesis protein — protein sequence MSKKESFIKGTLILAAAALVARVLGLAQRVPLEHLFNDIGNASFTQANTVYLMLLPLATAGIPSTLSKMVSERYALNRPHEAQQIYRAALIFAAIVGVLMSTILYIGAPYYAAYAKVPESTLAIRAIAPALLLFPAIAMMRGYFQGRNNMMAGGISQIVEQIARVSTAILLAYILLRQGYDNTWMAAGASFGSVFGSVGAFAIMLYYAARMRRTEEKAALYDSSAARLPLLGIYKDIFKLSIPIVLSSVTVPVVNFIDTSLIVPLLSGQLGIEEATRALGIFGSRAQSVAGIPPVLSIALSTSLIPIISAAFARKDEQHLKRQVTLALRISILTGTPIVLALVAASYSVNGLLFSSLDGSGIIAMLTFGAIFQITMMTTNSILLGMGKSRISMYYVFAGILVKLAGSLLFSRIFGIYGIIGATALCFLVITYLNLRMLKSIVSFEIMGRRWSGFAVAVLASGGIGYGLNEAGIILTRLMPDRLAFLITCLVVGAAVVVIYLVLLIVLGVITRQEIAGYPRALQKLLNPLMKLQPARVRTHE from the coding sequence TTGTCCAAGAAAGAGTCTTTTATCAAAGGTACACTCATTCTGGCTGCAGCGGCGCTCGTGGCCCGCGTGCTGGGGCTGGCCCAGCGGGTGCCGCTGGAGCATTTATTCAATGATATCGGCAACGCATCCTTTACACAGGCCAATACGGTATATCTGATGCTGCTGCCTCTCGCTACAGCCGGAATTCCGAGTACGCTCAGCAAAATGGTCTCCGAGCGTTATGCGCTTAACCGGCCGCATGAGGCGCAGCAGATCTACCGGGCGGCACTGATCTTTGCCGCCATTGTCGGGGTGCTGATGAGCACCATCCTGTACATAGGCGCTCCTTATTATGCGGCATATGCCAAGGTTCCCGAGAGCACGCTGGCTATCCGGGCCATTGCTCCGGCGCTGTTGCTGTTCCCTGCCATCGCCATGATGCGCGGGTATTTCCAGGGACGCAACAACATGATGGCCGGGGGCATCTCGCAGATTGTCGAGCAGATCGCCCGGGTATCCACCGCAATCCTGTTAGCTTATATCCTGCTCCGCCAAGGGTATGATAATACCTGGATGGCTGCAGGAGCTTCCTTCGGCAGCGTGTTCGGCAGCGTGGGGGCTTTCGCAATCATGCTGTATTACGCGGCCCGGATGCGCCGGACGGAAGAGAAGGCGGCGCTGTATGACAGCAGTGCAGCCAGACTGCCGCTGCTCGGTATTTATAAAGATATTTTCAAATTATCGATCCCGATCGTGCTGTCTTCGGTCACTGTGCCGGTTGTTAACTTTATTGATACCTCCCTGATCGTGCCGCTGCTTAGCGGACAGCTGGGAATAGAGGAAGCGACCCGGGCTTTGGGGATTTTCGGCAGCCGGGCACAGAGTGTGGCAGGCATACCGCCTGTACTATCGATTGCCCTTAGTACTTCGCTGATTCCGATTATTTCTGCCGCCTTTGCGCGGAAGGACGAGCAGCATCTGAAACGCCAGGTTACCCTGGCGCTGCGGATCTCGATTCTTACCGGTACTCCGATTGTTCTCGCGCTGGTTGCTGCGTCATATTCTGTTAACGGTCTTTTGTTCAGCAGTCTGGACGGAAGCGGGATTATTGCGATGCTTACCTTCGGGGCGATCTTTCAGATTACGATGATGACCACCAACTCCATCCTGCTGGGTATGGGGAAATCACGTATCTCCATGTATTATGTGTTTGCGGGAATCCTGGTGAAGCTGGCGGGCAGCCTCCTGTTCAGCAGAATCTTCGGGATCTACGGCATTATCGGAGCGACAGCGCTCTGCTTCCTCGTCATTACTTATCTGAACCTGCGCATGCTGAAATCCATTGTGTCTTTTGAGATTATGGGCAGACGCTGGAGCGGATTTGCCGTTGCGGTTCTGGCCTCCGGCGGAATCGGATACGGTCTGAACGAAGCCGGAATTATACTGACCCGTCTCATGCCTGATCGTCTTGCGTTCCTGATTACATGCCTGGTTGTCGGGGCTGCAGTGGTTGTGATCTACCTTGTCCTGCTGATCGTTCTGGGTGTGATTACCCGCCAGGAAATTGCCGGTTATCCGCGTGCCCTGCAGAAGCTTCTGAACCCGCTGATGAAGCTGCAGCCTGCAAGGGTTCGTACACACGAATAA
- a CDS encoding DUF456 family protein yields MAILGWILIIALFAVGLAGAVYPILPGALAIYLAFFVYGWFFSFESFGVWFWIIQTLIVVVLFVADYVVGAWGVKKFGGSSASVIGSTIGIIIGPFVIPAFGLILGPFIGAFVGELIAGSQPGKAVKVSFGSLLGLFSSTVVKIVLQIAMVVLFFIWISVN; encoded by the coding sequence TTGGCGATCCTGGGTTGGATACTAATTATTGCTTTATTTGCGGTAGGGCTAGCCGGGGCGGTGTATCCGATTCTGCCCGGTGCCCTGGCGATATATCTGGCTTTTTTTGTATATGGATGGTTCTTTTCGTTCGAATCCTTCGGCGTGTGGTTCTGGATTATCCAGACGCTGATTGTTGTGGTTCTGTTTGTTGCCGACTATGTCGTCGGCGCGTGGGGAGTCAAGAAATTCGGCGGCTCAAGCGCTTCGGTCATCGGCAGTACGATCGGCATCATTATCGGTCCATTCGTGATTCCGGCGTTTGGCCTGATTCTGGGTCCATTTATCGGTGCCTTTGTAGGTGAACTGATTGCAGGTTCCCAGCCAGGCAAAGCGGTGAAGGTAAGCTTCGGTTCATTGCTTGGACTATTCAGCAGTACTGTTGTCAAAATCGTGCTGCAGATTGCCATGGTCGTTCTTTTCTTTATCTGGATCAGCGTGAATTAA
- a CDS encoding penicillin-binding transpeptidase domain-containing protein, producing MSFFRKQASNTEETSSKSTLGLRINVFFFSTFVIFCVIIIRLAVLQFVEGPTLTEVETSRDTKNVPLAAIRGSIRAAGGEEIAYSSAVNSLYITLTKEYTAKVTDKETGKTVLSPEAEAKSNELAAKLVEDFNTYGDPNAAKLTQEDIIDSLDLYFRKYSGFMARRIKTDLTTREVAYFMEHKSEYPGLEIVEESNRHYDKDTVAVQTVGYIKPFKSSSTLNIYKNIQNAMKKIDADPGLSYKDDEFVGFDGLELQYQRELRGKNGYQVISVNPQNMAEKIEDVVPPVKGNDVWMTIDKNVQLKTEQAILDQIDWLHTHPVQGQTHRDALTGYAVAMEVDTGNIVAMASMPDYDTNVWTAEKLDSEVWNKIMGNYQNGTITPYSSGMSGNEFGSTVLLGSTIKPLTVLIGLNEGFFTTSTVYNDKGIAYFGKNDNASVRNSSGHVYGAMDPARAIEKSSNAFMVDMVGEKLYEQYRDEGIKIWDTYMKEFGLGVSTQSGLPNEYLGQINYTDTKAAGSAQAALVYASFGQQGRYTVLQLAQYTSTLANKGVRIKPQLVSKITDQNGNVVKQFGREVLDEVTTFKDSYWKEVIKGMNSDVSAFSDFPYDFARKTGTSQQTDRKNKNRDNGVFIAFAPRENPKLAVAVVIPEGGFGSNSAAPVARKIFDAYDYEYGLDGVPKKSLEKAANADGENADTAAND from the coding sequence CGTGACACCAAAAATGTGCCGCTTGCCGCCATCAGAGGATCGATCCGGGCAGCGGGCGGGGAGGAAATTGCTTATTCGTCAGCTGTGAATTCGCTGTACATTACACTTACCAAAGAATATACGGCAAAGGTCACCGATAAGGAAACCGGGAAGACGGTGCTTTCTCCGGAGGCAGAGGCCAAATCGAACGAGCTGGCGGCAAAGCTGGTTGAAGATTTTAACACATACGGTGATCCGAATGCCGCAAAGCTGACACAAGAGGACATTATTGATTCGCTGGACTTATACTTCAGAAAGTATTCCGGTTTTATGGCCCGCCGGATCAAGACGGATTTGACTACCCGTGAAGTGGCTTATTTTATGGAACATAAGAGCGAGTACCCCGGGCTTGAAATTGTCGAGGAGAGCAACAGGCATTATGACAAAGACACTGTAGCTGTGCAGACGGTAGGCTACATTAAGCCGTTCAAATCATCCAGCACCCTTAATATTTACAAGAATATTCAGAATGCGATGAAGAAGATCGATGCCGATCCCGGCCTAAGCTATAAAGATGATGAATTTGTCGGCTTCGACGGCCTGGAGCTCCAGTATCAGCGCGAGCTGCGCGGTAAAAACGGATATCAGGTCATTTCCGTCAACCCGCAGAACATGGCCGAGAAAATTGAAGACGTTGTTCCTCCTGTGAAGGGCAATGACGTCTGGATGACCATTGACAAGAACGTACAGCTCAAGACCGAACAGGCCATCCTTGATCAGATTGACTGGCTGCATACGCATCCTGTTCAAGGCCAGACACACAGGGATGCCCTTACCGGCTATGCTGTAGCCATGGAAGTGGATACCGGAAACATCGTGGCCATGGCCAGCATGCCTGACTATGATACGAATGTATGGACGGCGGAGAAGCTGGACAGTGAGGTATGGAACAAGATTATGGGTAACTATCAGAACGGGACCATTACGCCGTATTCCTCCGGAATGTCCGGTAATGAATTCGGCTCAACCGTTCTGCTGGGATCGACCATTAAACCCCTGACCGTACTGATTGGACTGAATGAAGGCTTTTTCACTACATCAACTGTTTATAACGACAAAGGGATTGCATATTTCGGTAAAAACGACAATGCCTCTGTACGTAACTCTTCCGGTCACGTGTATGGTGCCATGGATCCGGCCCGGGCGATTGAGAAATCGTCCAATGCGTTTATGGTAGATATGGTCGGAGAGAAGCTGTATGAGCAGTACCGGGATGAGGGGATCAAGATCTGGGATACTTATATGAAGGAATTTGGTCTTGGCGTCTCCACCCAGAGCGGTCTGCCTAACGAATATTTGGGCCAGATCAACTATACGGATACGAAGGCAGCGGGCAGTGCCCAGGCGGCGCTTGTATATGCTTCGTTCGGCCAGCAGGGGAGATACACTGTACTGCAGCTTGCCCAGTATACGTCAACTCTGGCGAATAAAGGTGTTCGCATCAAACCGCAGCTCGTCAGCAAAATCACCGACCAGAACGGAAATGTGGTGAAGCAGTTTGGACGCGAAGTGCTGGATGAAGTAACTACCTTCAAGGATTCCTACTGGAAAGAAGTGATTAAGGGCATGAACAGTGATGTCAGTGCCTTCTCTGATTTCCCGTATGATTTTGCCCGCAAAACAGGAACCTCGCAACAGACAGACCGCAAAAATAAAAACCGTGATAACGGGGTCTTTATTGCTTTTGCCCCGCGCGAGAATCCGAAGCTGGCTGTAGCCGTTGTTATTCCGGAAGGCGGCTTTGGTTCCAACAGTGCGGCTCCGGTTGCACGGAAGATTTTTGACGCATACGATTATGAATACGGTCTGGATGGCGTTCCGAAGAAGTCGCTGGAAAAAGCGGCGAATGCTGATGGTGAAAATGCTGATACAGCAGCTAACGACTAA